A window of the Hordeum vulgare subsp. vulgare chromosome 5H, MorexV3_pseudomolecules_assembly, whole genome shotgun sequence genome harbors these coding sequences:
- the LOC123398415 gene encoding uncharacterized protein LOC123398415 has protein sequence MTMFQALAASPSRLRPVPSCSSSTPPLLSPSDAAPPSLVAAANLMRWTLGWTVREQRIYLGPKFDRSKLFCLLLASFTVTA, from the exons ATGACAATGTTCCAGGCTCTTGCGGCATCGCCAAGCCGACTCCGCCCCGTCCCTAGCTGCTCCAGCTCGACGCCTCCACTTCTCTCACCGTCGGACGCTGCTCCGCCCTCACTGGTCG CTGCTGCTAATCTGATGCGTTGGACGCTCGGCTGGACAGTGAGGGAGCAAAGGATTTATCTAGGACCTAAATTTGACAGGTCAAAGTTGTTCTGTTTGTTGCTGGCTAGCTTCACGGTGACAGCGTGA